A genomic stretch from Lathyrus oleraceus cultivar Zhongwan6 chromosome 2, CAAS_Psat_ZW6_1.0, whole genome shotgun sequence includes:
- the LOC127123568 gene encoding uncharacterized protein LOC127123568: protein MESSKRNIYSFKFKDPDLRSLRDLVSQIHPVYRINFGKNYGNLLSILNQQVDYTALITLAQFYDLPLRCFTFQDFQLAPTLEEFERLVRIPMKNKPLFEGIDESLPLEIIASTLHMDEKEVEANLETKGNTKGFSLSFLLERAHTLLKAESWDACYSAIALAIYGVVLFPNMDGFIDMAAICVSLTGNPVPTLLVDVYYYIIHRYTKKKGMIACCAPLLYQWFLEHLSKTGVWVEQTDVSWPQRLGSLLSEDLSWYSKEYINMNIIFSCGDFPNLPLIGTQGCVNANPVLSLRQLGYPMEGPPEARSLEAFLLLDFGVKNPSLFQRIKEAWNNVNRKGKTDLGKANGIIKEPYFHWVKERVEMIKMPFVIRAPVPLLEPKLTHVPIEEVEELKTTMAKLEKDNEELQIKLQQIINEKKTMKWELERKDAQLQAHVEKFNKEEHKRKKIKVGLEQADHFLDTLKGQLRRAQKECQDNERWWHLATKENKTIRDTLGA from the coding sequence ATGGAATCGAGCAAAAGAAACATTTACTCTTTCAAGTTCAAAGATCCCGATCTAAGGAGCCTGCGTGACTTGGTCTCTCAGATACACCCGGTGTACAGAATCAACTTTGGGAAGAATTATGGCAATCTGCTCAGCATCCTCAACCAACAAGTAGACTATACAGCTTTAATCACTTTGGCCCAATTCTATGACctacctttaagatgcttcacattccaagacttccaGCTAGCACCAACGTTGGAAGAATTCGAGCGTCTTGTTAGGATTCCTATGAAGAACAAGCCACTATTTGAAGGGATAGATGAATCTTTGCCCCTTGAGATCATTGCTAGCACACTTCACATGGATGAAAAGGAAGTAGAGGCTAACCTAGAGACCAaagggaataccaaaggattttctctaagttttctcttggaaagaGCTCATACCCTACTAAAAGCAGAAAGTTGGGATGCTTGTTACTCTGCTATTGCATTGGCCATCTATGGCGTCGTCCTGTTCCCGAATATGGATGGTTTCATAGACATGGCTGCTATTTGTGTTTCCCTTACTGGAAACCCAGTACCCACCTTGTTAGTTGATGTTTACTATTACATAATTCATAGGTACACTAAGAAGAAAGGAAtgattgcttgttgtgctcctttattATATCAGTGGTTTCTAGAACATCTTTCGAAGACAGGTGTTTGGGTTGAACAGACAGATGTTAGTTGGCCTCAGAGATTGGGATCACTCCTATCTGAAGATCTTTCTTGGTATTCCAAAGAATACATCAACATGAACATCATATTCAGCTGTGGGGACTTCCCTAATCTACCACTtattggaactcaaggatgtgtGAATGCTAACCCGGTTCTATCACTCAGACAACTTGGCTACCCAATGGAAGGCCCTCCAGAGGCGAGGTCTTTAGAAGCTTTCTTGTTACTTGACTTTGGGGTTAAGAATCCTAGCTTGTTCCAACGAATCAAAGAGGCTTGGAATAATGTCAATCGAAAAGGGAAAACTGATTTGGGGAAAGCAAATGGGATTATaaaagaaccatattttcatTGGGTAAAGGAAAGGGTGGAGATGATCAAAATGCCATTTGTCATTCGGGCACCTGTACCTCTTCTTGAACCTAAACTCACCCATGTCCCTATTGAAGAAGTGGAGGAACTCAAGACCACCATGGCAAAGTTAGAAAAAGATAATGAAGAGTTGCAAATAAAACTCCAACAAATCATCAATGAGAAAAAAACCATGAAGTGGGAGCTTGAGAGAAAGGATGCACAACTTCAAGCACATGTGGAAAAGTTCAACAAGGAGGAGCATAAGAGGAAAAAGATCAAAGTGGGACTAGAACAAGCTGACCATTTCCTAGATACTCTTAAGGGTCAATTACGACGAGCTCAAaaagaatgtcaagacaatgagCGTTGGTGGCATCTAGCCACGAAGGAAAACAAGACAATAAGAGATACACTTGGGGCTTAG